The following proteins come from a genomic window of Flavobacterium crocinum:
- the gldJ gene encoding gliding motility lipoprotein GldJ codes for MKVNKIVVLQLMMSMVLMLGTASCSKKSSSTHASRATGWDVDSQNGTAARNAGKKQQAGPGLVFVEGGTFTMGKVQDDVMHDWNNTPTQQHVQSFYMDETEVTNGMYLEYLEWLKKVFPPTEENYKNIYEGASPDTLVWRNRLGYNETMTNNYLRHPSYANYPVVGVNWIQAVEFSKWRTDRVNEAVLEKNGYLQKGAKTNDVNAENAFNTEGYLMSPSTSRGASEEIVLKKNPTGRRPKAGKDGVVPEEKNVYAQRSSGIILPEYRLPTEAEWEYAAAADVGQREYNIYKGQKKYPWSGDYTRSNKRKNKGDQLANFKQGNGDYGGIAGWSDDGADITNAVKSYAPNDFGLYDMAGNVAEWVADVYRPIIDNEANDFNYYRGNQYAKNKIGKDGKIEIVTTATIKYDTLSNGKVIARNLPGEIAQVPVDEQETYLRQNFSTSDNINYRDGDKQSSRYFDFGDSESGSKADQAMYNSPKHNVTTDSLGKMIRKYDNSSKRTTLIDDKVRVYKGGSWRDRAYWLDPAQRRYFPQDMATDYIGFRCAMSRVGSKSEKRKSPRN; via the coding sequence ATGAAAGTAAACAAAATTGTAGTCTTGCAATTAATGATGTCAATGGTATTGATGTTGGGCACGGCTAGTTGTAGCAAAAAATCGAGTTCCACTCACGCTTCAAGAGCCACTGGTTGGGACGTAGATAGTCAGAATGGAACTGCTGCCAGAAATGCAGGTAAAAAACAACAGGCTGGTCCTGGTTTGGTTTTTGTTGAAGGAGGTACGTTTACAATGGGTAAAGTACAGGATGATGTTATGCATGATTGGAATAACACACCAACTCAACAACACGTTCAGTCATTCTATATGGATGAAACCGAAGTTACAAACGGTATGTACTTAGAATACCTAGAGTGGTTAAAGAAAGTTTTTCCACCTACAGAAGAAAATTACAAAAATATTTACGAAGGAGCATCGCCAGATACTCTTGTTTGGAGAAATCGTTTAGGATATAACGAAACGATGACTAATAACTATTTAAGACACCCTTCTTATGCTAACTATCCTGTAGTTGGTGTTAACTGGATTCAGGCTGTTGAATTTAGTAAATGGAGAACAGACCGTGTAAATGAGGCAGTTTTAGAGAAAAACGGGTACCTTCAAAAAGGTGCTAAAACTAATGATGTAAATGCTGAAAATGCATTTAATACTGAAGGATACTTAATGTCTCCAAGTACATCACGTGGTGCAAGCGAAGAAATTGTTTTAAAGAAAAATCCAACTGGAAGAAGACCAAAAGCTGGAAAAGATGGTGTAGTTCCTGAAGAGAAAAATGTGTACGCACAACGTTCTTCTGGAATCATTTTACCAGAATACAGACTTCCTACTGAAGCAGAATGGGAATATGCAGCTGCTGCAGATGTTGGACAAAGAGAATATAACATCTACAAAGGACAAAAGAAATATCCTTGGTCTGGAGATTATACTCGTTCTAACAAGCGTAAAAACAAAGGAGATCAATTGGCTAACTTTAAACAAGGAAACGGTGATTACGGTGGAATTGCAGGTTGGTCAGATGACGGAGCAGATATTACAAATGCTGTGAAAAGTTATGCTCCAAACGATTTCGGATTATATGATATGGCCGGAAACGTTGCAGAATGGGTTGCTGACGTTTACAGACCAATTATTGATAATGAAGCAAATGATTTCAACTACTACAGAGGAAACCAATATGCTAAAAACAAAATTGGTAAAGATGGTAAAATCGAAATTGTTACAACTGCTACAATTAAGTATGATACTTTAAGTAACGGTAAAGTTATTGCAAGAAACCTTCCTGGAGAAATTGCTCAGGTTCCGGTTGATGAGCAGGAAACTTATTTGAGACAAAACTTCAGTACAAGTGATAATATCAACTATAGAGATGGTGATAAACAATCTTCAAGATATTTTGACTTTGGCGATTCTGAATCAGGTTCAAAAGCAGATCAGGCAATGTACAATTCTCCTAAACATAATGTAACTACAGATAGTTTAGGTAAAATGATAAGAAAATATGATAATTCTAGTAAACGTACTACTTTAATCGATGATAAAGTAAGAGTTTACAAAGGAGGATCTTGGAGAGACAGAGCTTACTGGCTAGACCCGGCTCAAAGAAGATACTTCCCTCAGGATATGGCAACTGATTATATTGGATTCAGATGCGCAATGTCAAGAGTGGGTTCAAAATCTGAAAAGAGAAAATCTCCTAGAAACTAA
- the porV gene encoding type IX secretion system outer membrane channel protein PorV gives MKKLSLLLICLFTLYNSKAQESRPIVTGVPFLLVAADARAAGLGDQGVATSADVFSQQWNPAKYAFSEDAQGLSISYTPYLTDLANDISLGQVTYYNKINERSAFAGSFRYFGFGGIELRYTGDPNEAVREVNPNEFALDGSYSLKLSEEFSMAVAARFINSNLKVASEEVDASAASSFAVDVAAFYQSEEIAYQDFNGRWRAGINLQNMGPKISYDRDDLSSNFLPANLRLGGGFEFIFDDYNKLAVSAELTKLLVPTPPGIQAAVDGNGDGDFDDPEDITQQQATDAAYNNYRNIGWVSGIFKSFGDAPGGFSEEMKEVTYSLAAEYMYQDAFAMRLGYYHESPEKGAKQFFSLGAGFKYNIMKIDVSYLFSASKIKNPLENTLRFSLTFNFGDKYETY, from the coding sequence ATGAAAAAACTATCACTTTTATTAATTTGCCTTTTTACCCTTTATAATTCAAAGGCTCAGGAGTCCAGGCCAATAGTAACCGGAGTTCCTTTCTTATTAGTTGCCGCAGACGCAAGAGCAGCTGGTTTAGGCGATCAGGGTGTCGCTACTTCTGCCGATGTATTCTCGCAACAATGGAATCCGGCGAAATATGCCTTTTCAGAAGACGCACAAGGTCTTTCTATTAGTTACACTCCTTATTTGACAGATCTTGCTAATGATATTTCTTTAGGTCAGGTAACATACTACAACAAAATTAACGAAAGAAGTGCTTTTGCCGGAAGTTTTCGTTATTTTGGTTTCGGAGGAATCGAATTAAGATATACCGGAGATCCAAACGAAGCCGTACGTGAAGTAAATCCAAACGAATTTGCTTTAGATGGCTCATACTCTCTAAAATTAAGCGAAGAATTCTCTATGGCAGTTGCCGCACGTTTCATAAACTCAAATTTAAAAGTTGCATCAGAAGAAGTTGATGCATCAGCTGCAAGTTCATTTGCTGTTGATGTTGCCGCTTTTTACCAGTCTGAAGAAATTGCCTATCAGGACTTCAATGGAAGATGGAGAGCTGGTATAAACCTTCAGAATATGGGGCCAAAAATCAGTTATGACAGAGATGATTTAAGCTCAAACTTCTTACCTGCCAATTTAAGATTAGGAGGCGGATTTGAATTTATTTTTGATGATTACAACAAACTTGCTGTAAGTGCCGAACTTACCAAACTTTTAGTTCCAACCCCTCCGGGAATCCAAGCAGCTGTTGACGGAAACGGCGATGGTGATTTTGACGATCCTGAAGACATTACACAACAGCAAGCAACAGACGCAGCCTATAACAATTACAGAAACATAGGTTGGGTTTCGGGGATATTCAAATCTTTTGGAGATGCTCCGGGCGGATTCAGCGAAGAAATGAAAGAAGTAACCTACAGCCTTGCTGCAGAATATATGTATCAGGACGCATTTGCAATGCGTTTAGGATACTATCACGAAAGTCCTGAAAAAGGTGCTAAACAGTTTTTCTCTTTAGGAGCAGGCTTCAAATACAACATCATGAAAATTGATGTTTCTTACCTATTCTCAGCTTCGAAAATAAAAAACCCTTTAGAGAACACACTTCGTTTCTCTTTAACGTTTAACTTTGGAGACAAATACGAAACGTATTAA
- the porU gene encoding type IX secretion system sortase PorU, which produces MKQLFFISLFLIPILTFSQLNGGLTINWQDKKETNYGENKIIIPYFTGGGFRFNMTKKNITLLENLNISNLSSGSSVQISNVIYESLSRADLGDLGIENIPDKPNESLIITNARDLKHTFLFLNPIIKDGNSFKRIKSFSYNINNSTARSSSRTIFQKTAAISNSVLASGDWYRFYIQKSGVYKITRSFLQSLGFDPSKVDPRRIKIYGNGGRMLPLANNIYYPDDLTENAIQIAGENDGVFNNEDYILFYAEGVENWNSESQTNLNLYDTKAYYYITVAGGDGKRIQNLNQPTANSTLELSTFDDYQFHEIDQTNIVHLGRQWFGESFDINPEQEFSFNFPNLDTSIPVKIRTTTASAAFTNTSFTVSANGQNVGTINHSFLTVNSDIKYDLDSLATNTTFTGADNIKIKLAYNNNGVPGSKGYLDYIALTAKRKLLGTGKQFLFQYNDAGSVAGVVNYTIGNAAGISQIWDITDLYNISKIEKQNQTSFSFKANLGEVRKYVAIDASDYYIPSKENQSKIANQNLKGTIFRNSQNTFQDIDYLIITQKSLVSQAERLAIFHRNYSNLNVKVVSLENIYQEFSSGKQDIAGIRNFVKYIYENASSSERRIKYLNLFGDASYDYKDRIPNNNNIVPIYQALRSNTVGEGGFASDDFYGLMDPDEGIVGDPFNGIDIAVGRMLVSDNAQAQEMVNKVLEYHDTKSYGNWRNNFVLVSDDSDKPGDETLQTRQNTLADLIATEKPFFNIEKIFLDAYTQEASAGGSRYPKARTDFFNAFEKGALIFNYLGHGGEDGLASERIWEKSDSQNLNNQYKYPLFITITCEFSRFDDPTRPTAGEYVYWNPKGGAISMLTTIREIGQINGENFNDELSKNLLSYGSNQYNSIAESLRISKNEKPSSGSNVVTYIGDPALMLAIPKPRINLTKVNDIAISQPIPDFKSLSKIKISGEITDENNILLSNYNGELATAIFDKMITNTTLNNDGFSPPMQFKTLGETIFRGNASVTNGQFEFSFVVPRDIRIPVDNGKISFYSKKNAALENQTGYNNTIKIGGINENAPQDNISPKVKLYMNDETFVSGGITNESPFLLAFLEDENGINTASGIGHDIVAILDGDVSNPYILNDYYQTKLDDYTNGNLRFPFRNLAPGLHTISFTAWDVYNNPVTSEIQFTVVGDESLTLSHVLNYPNPFSTYTQFWFSHNRPYEPLDVQVQVMTITGKVVWTKNQTITTEGFLSREITWDGKDDFGDRIGKGVYIYKLTVKSNLTNKKAEKYEKLVIL; this is translated from the coding sequence ATGAAACAGCTTTTTTTCATCTCTCTTTTTCTAATTCCAATTCTCACATTTTCTCAGTTAAATGGGGGCTTGACAATTAATTGGCAGGATAAAAAAGAAACAAATTACGGCGAAAATAAAATCATTATTCCATACTTTACAGGAGGCGGCTTTCGCTTCAATATGACTAAAAAAAACATAACATTACTGGAAAATTTAAACATATCAAACCTTTCAAGTGGCAGTTCTGTACAAATTAGCAATGTTATTTATGAGTCACTTTCCAGAGCTGACTTAGGGGATTTAGGAATAGAAAACATCCCTGACAAACCAAACGAATCATTAATAATAACAAATGCAAGAGACTTAAAACATACTTTTCTTTTCTTAAATCCTATCATAAAAGATGGAAACAGCTTTAAACGAATCAAGTCTTTTTCTTACAATATCAACAATTCTACCGCAAGAAGCTCAAGTCGAACTATTTTTCAAAAAACGGCAGCAATTTCCAATTCTGTATTAGCATCAGGAGACTGGTATCGATTTTATATTCAAAAATCCGGTGTTTACAAAATAACACGCTCATTTTTACAAAGTTTAGGATTTGATCCTTCAAAAGTTGATCCACGAAGAATAAAAATTTACGGAAATGGAGGAAGAATGCTTCCGTTAGCCAACAATATTTATTATCCTGATGATTTAACAGAAAACGCAATTCAGATAGCCGGAGAAAATGATGGTGTTTTTAATAATGAAGACTACATTCTTTTCTATGCAGAAGGAGTTGAAAACTGGAACTCTGAAAGTCAGACTAACTTAAATCTATACGATACTAAAGCCTATTATTATATCACGGTCGCTGGTGGAGACGGAAAAAGAATCCAAAACCTTAATCAGCCTACCGCAAACAGCACATTAGAACTGAGCACGTTTGATGACTATCAATTTCACGAAATCGACCAAACCAACATTGTACATTTAGGCCGTCAATGGTTTGGGGAATCATTTGACATCAATCCGGAACAGGAATTCTCTTTTAATTTCCCTAATCTTGACACCTCTATTCCGGTAAAAATAAGAACAACTACAGCATCTGCCGCCTTTACCAACACATCATTTACTGTTTCTGCTAACGGACAAAATGTGGGAACCATTAATCATAGTTTCTTAACTGTAAATTCAGACATTAAATACGACCTTGATAGTTTAGCAACAAACACAACATTCACAGGAGCCGACAACATCAAAATTAAACTCGCTTATAACAATAACGGAGTACCCGGATCAAAAGGCTATCTGGATTATATTGCGTTAACCGCAAAACGAAAACTTTTGGGAACAGGAAAACAATTCCTCTTCCAATATAACGATGCAGGTTCCGTCGCTGGAGTGGTCAATTATACTATTGGAAACGCCGCAGGAATATCACAAATATGGGATATTACAGACCTATATAATATATCCAAAATTGAGAAACAAAATCAAACCAGTTTTAGCTTTAAAGCCAATTTGGGAGAAGTAAGAAAATATGTCGCAATAGACGCGTCTGATTATTATATACCTTCAAAAGAAAACCAATCAAAAATTGCAAACCAAAATCTAAAAGGAACTATTTTTAGAAACAGTCAAAATACTTTTCAGGACATAGATTACTTAATCATAACACAAAAATCTCTGGTTTCTCAAGCAGAAAGATTAGCTATTTTTCATCGCAATTATTCAAATCTGAATGTCAAAGTGGTTTCACTCGAAAATATCTATCAGGAATTCTCTTCAGGAAAACAGGACATTGCAGGGATTAGAAATTTTGTAAAATATATTTATGAGAACGCTTCTTCTTCAGAAAGAAGAATAAAATACCTAAATCTGTTTGGAGATGCTTCTTACGACTATAAAGACAGAATTCCAAACAACAACAACATTGTACCTATATATCAGGCCCTCAGAAGCAACACTGTAGGCGAAGGTGGATTTGCCTCTGATGACTTTTACGGATTAATGGATCCTGATGAAGGAATTGTTGGAGATCCTTTCAACGGAATAGACATTGCTGTAGGACGAATGTTGGTTTCAGACAATGCACAGGCACAGGAAATGGTTAATAAAGTTCTAGAATACCACGATACAAAATCATACGGAAACTGGCGAAATAACTTTGTTTTAGTTAGTGATGATTCGGACAAACCCGGCGATGAAACATTACAGACACGTCAAAATACATTGGCCGATTTAATCGCAACTGAAAAACCTTTTTTTAATATTGAAAAAATATTCCTTGATGCCTACACACAAGAAGCATCTGCAGGAGGATCGAGATATCCTAAAGCCCGAACAGATTTCTTTAATGCTTTTGAAAAAGGCGCTCTAATTTTTAATTATTTAGGCCACGGAGGTGAAGACGGATTAGCCAGCGAAAGAATTTGGGAAAAATCAGACAGTCAAAATCTGAACAATCAATATAAGTATCCTTTATTTATAACCATAACTTGTGAATTTTCAAGATTTGATGACCCAACAAGACCAACAGCAGGAGAATATGTTTATTGGAATCCTAAAGGAGGCGCAATTTCTATGTTGACTACAATTCGTGAAATCGGTCAGATTAATGGAGAAAATTTCAACGACGAGTTAAGCAAAAATCTTTTATCCTACGGCTCTAACCAATATAACAGTATAGCTGAATCACTAAGGATTTCAAAAAATGAAAAACCTAGCTCCGGAAGCAATGTCGTTACATATATAGGCGATCCCGCCTTAATGTTGGCCATTCCAAAACCAAGAATCAACCTGACAAAAGTAAATGATATTGCGATCTCACAACCAATCCCTGACTTTAAATCATTATCCAAAATCAAAATATCAGGAGAGATTACAGACGAAAACAATATTCTTTTAAGTAATTATAATGGAGAATTAGCAACTGCCATTTTTGACAAAATGATTACAAATACAACCTTAAACAATGACGGCTTTAGTCCGCCGATGCAGTTTAAAACTTTAGGAGAAACTATTTTTAGAGGAAATGCTTCCGTTACAAATGGTCAATTTGAGTTTAGTTTCGTTGTTCCAAGAGACATTCGAATTCCTGTTGATAACGGAAAAATTAGTTTTTATTCGAAGAAAAATGCAGCTCTGGAAAATCAGACAGGCTACAACAACACCATTAAAATTGGAGGAATTAACGAAAATGCTCCTCAGGACAATATTAGTCCAAAAGTGAAGTTATATATGAACGATGAAACTTTTGTATCCGGAGGTATCACAAACGAGTCTCCTTTTCTTTTAGCCTTCCTGGAAGACGAAAACGGAATAAATACAGCAAGCGGAATCGGACATGATATTGTAGCAATTTTAGATGGAGATGTAAGCAATCCATACATTTTGAATGATTATTATCAGACAAAATTAGACGATTATACTAATGGAAATTTACGTTTCCCGTTTAGAAACTTAGCTCCGGGGCTTCATACTATAAGTTTTACCGCCTGGGACGTTTACAATAATCCTGTTACAAGCGAAATTCAGTTTACAGTTGTTGGAGACGAGTCGCTGACATTATCACATGTTCTTAATTATCCCAATCCTTTTTCAACTTATACGCAGTTTTGGTTTTCCCACAACAGACCTTATGAGCCTCTGGATGTACAAGTACAGGTAATGACCATAACCGGAAAAGTAGTCTGGACAAAAAACCAAACCATAACAACAGAAGGATTTTTGTCAAGAGAAATTACATGGGATGGAAAAGACGATTTTGGCGATAGAATTGGAAAAGGAGTGTATATTTACAAACTAACTGTAAAATCAAATTTAACAAATAAAAAAGCAGAAAAGTACGAAAAGCTTGTCATCCTATAA
- the cdd gene encoding cytidine deaminase, which yields MKEINITTSFTIFENLNELPKEIQNLMNQAIEIRKKAYAPYSKFRVGAALLLDNGKVILGSNQENAAYPSGLCAERTAIFYAGSAYPEAKILKMAITAASDTNQTTAPIPPCGSCRQSIAEYEIKQETPIEIYFMGEIGEVYKSSSLKNLLPLMFDKKFL from the coding sequence ATGAAAGAAATCAATATAACAACTTCATTTACAATTTTTGAGAATTTAAACGAACTGCCTAAAGAAATTCAGAACTTAATGAACCAGGCAATTGAAATAAGAAAAAAAGCATATGCACCTTATTCAAAGTTCAGAGTTGGTGCTGCTTTACTTTTAGATAATGGAAAAGTAATTTTAGGTTCGAATCAGGAAAATGCAGCTTATCCATCCGGACTTTGTGCAGAACGAACTGCAATTTTTTACGCAGGAAGCGCATATCCGGAAGCCAAAATTTTAAAAATGGCAATTACAGCAGCTTCAGACACCAACCAAACTACTGCTCCTATTCCGCCTTGCGGTTCCTGCCGTCAATCAATTGCAGAATATGAGATAAAACAAGAAACTCCTATTGAAATCTATTTTATGGGTGAAATTGGCGAAGTTTATAAATCATCATCATTGAAAAATTTGCTCCCTTTGATGTTTGATAAAAAGTTCTTGTAA